Proteins from a single region of Geothrix sp. PMB-07:
- a CDS encoding family 20 glycosylhydrolase — MNPLWLLATVPVLAAPAPNASPSLAVRWELLSNRDQGQEKVRMAFHLRNSGKEPWAMEGWSLYFHFAMAAHKEPLASGLRIEHVSGDLFRLRAQGAPALAPGQILRVEFTSDPWVIKQSDAPSGAFLVFDSAPAKGQPLALEITPLTSQALERPAGQRTPGISPEQRYAENARQGHQAPADLLPTPVSLSLGQGTFKPAADFQVVAESSLAQEAQLAADILQPRLGRRPVVAAQGHGLVLALGAVPGQTSPEAYQLSVREGGLRLTAPSPAGLFYGLQSLQRLWPSKGSLRLLELTDAPRFAYRGFMLDVARNFQSKEAMLRVLDLMARLKLNTLHFHLTDDEGWRVEIPSLPELTQVGSQRGFGNGTATLPPAWGSGPEAGKAPGSGFYSRKDFIEILRYATARHIEVIPEIEMPGHARAAVQSMKERTRRLQAAGDPGAAAFLLQDPGDQSKYTSVQLYSDNVMDPGMPSTFAFIERVVDEVQSQFKEAGAPLRTLHMGGDELPGGAWTGSPASLRRVAEAKLKGPDDLWYDFYDRVQTLLQRRGIATAGWEEIALRRTTLDGQPHNIPNPDFATRNLRSYVWNNMIGWGAEDLAYRLANAGYPVVLCPVSNLYFDMAYDPDPREAGYYWGGFNDLDKPFRFIPLDYLRNTTEDRLGAPVDPKVFVGKDRLTAYGAECIAGIQGCLWSETLTSPERLDYQLVPKLFALAERAWAPNPAWATEPDAAKAEAQYQAAWGTFASTVGLKELPRLDAEGPTFRYHIPTPGLKVEQGLIYANLQVPGFTLRYTTDGSEPGPTSPVWSAPVSLHGTIRVAAFNAKGRRGLSSSVTMP; from the coding sequence ATGAATCCTCTCTGGCTTCTGGCCACTGTGCCTGTCCTGGCTGCTCCTGCGCCCAACGCTTCGCCTTCATTGGCCGTGCGGTGGGAACTGCTTTCCAACCGGGACCAGGGCCAGGAGAAAGTGCGCATGGCCTTCCACCTGCGCAACAGTGGCAAGGAGCCCTGGGCCATGGAGGGGTGGTCGCTCTATTTCCACTTTGCCATGGCGGCGCACAAGGAGCCCCTGGCTTCAGGCCTGCGCATCGAGCATGTCTCTGGCGATCTGTTCCGCCTCCGCGCGCAGGGCGCGCCGGCGCTGGCCCCAGGCCAGATCCTGCGTGTCGAGTTCACCAGCGATCCCTGGGTGATCAAGCAGTCCGATGCGCCCAGCGGGGCCTTCCTCGTATTCGATTCGGCCCCGGCCAAGGGACAGCCCCTGGCCCTGGAGATCACGCCCCTCACCAGTCAGGCTTTGGAGCGTCCCGCGGGCCAGCGCACACCCGGCATCTCACCCGAGCAACGCTACGCGGAGAACGCTCGGCAGGGCCATCAGGCCCCGGCGGACTTGCTTCCCACGCCCGTGTCCCTCAGCCTGGGCCAGGGCACCTTCAAACCTGCGGCCGACTTCCAGGTGGTGGCAGAGTCGTCCCTGGCGCAGGAAGCTCAGCTCGCGGCCGACATCCTCCAGCCGCGGTTGGGACGCAGGCCCGTCGTAGCTGCCCAGGGACACGGCTTGGTGTTGGCCCTGGGCGCGGTGCCCGGTCAGACCAGCCCGGAGGCCTACCAGCTGAGTGTCCGCGAAGGCGGGCTGCGGTTGACTGCACCCAGCCCGGCAGGGCTCTTCTATGGCCTGCAGTCGCTGCAGCGTCTGTGGCCATCCAAAGGCTCCCTGCGCCTGCTGGAACTCACGGATGCGCCCCGCTTCGCCTACCGTGGCTTCATGCTGGATGTGGCCCGCAATTTCCAATCCAAGGAAGCTATGCTGCGGGTGCTCGATTTGATGGCCCGCCTCAAACTGAACACGCTGCACTTCCATCTCACCGACGACGAGGGATGGCGGGTGGAAATCCCGTCGCTCCCCGAGCTCACCCAGGTGGGTTCCCAGCGGGGCTTCGGTAACGGCACAGCCACCCTTCCGCCCGCCTGGGGGTCAGGTCCCGAGGCCGGGAAGGCCCCTGGCAGCGGGTTCTATTCGCGCAAGGATTTCATCGAGATCCTTCGCTACGCCACGGCTCGTCACATCGAGGTGATTCCCGAAATCGAGATGCCGGGCCATGCCCGGGCGGCCGTGCAGTCCATGAAGGAGCGCACGCGGCGCCTCCAGGCGGCAGGTGATCCCGGGGCCGCGGCCTTTTTGTTGCAGGATCCCGGCGATCAGTCCAAGTACACCTCCGTCCAGCTTTATTCCGATAACGTGATGGATCCGGGAATGCCCTCCACCTTTGCCTTCATCGAGCGGGTGGTGGATGAGGTGCAGAGCCAATTCAAAGAAGCCGGTGCTCCCCTGCGCACCTTGCACATGGGCGGCGACGAGTTGCCTGGGGGGGCCTGGACGGGTTCGCCAGCCTCCCTGCGGCGCGTCGCTGAAGCCAAGCTGAAGGGGCCTGACGACCTCTGGTACGACTTCTATGATCGCGTGCAGACGCTGCTGCAGCGGCGGGGCATCGCCACCGCAGGCTGGGAGGAAATCGCCCTGCGCCGCACCACCCTGGATGGTCAGCCCCACAACATCCCCAACCCCGATTTCGCCACGCGCAACCTGCGCAGCTATGTCTGGAACAACATGATCGGATGGGGCGCCGAGGATCTGGCCTACCGCCTCGCGAACGCCGGCTATCCCGTGGTGCTTTGCCCGGTGTCGAATCTCTACTTCGACATGGCCTACGATCCCGATCCCCGCGAGGCCGGCTACTACTGGGGCGGCTTCAATGATCTGGACAAGCCCTTCCGCTTCATTCCCCTGGACTACCTGCGCAACACCACCGAGGACCGCCTCGGCGCGCCGGTGGATCCCAAGGTCTTCGTGGGCAAGGACCGGCTGACGGCCTATGGCGCCGAGTGCATCGCGGGCATCCAGGGCTGTCTATGGTCCGAAACGCTCACCTCGCCCGAACGGCTGGACTACCAACTGGTGCCCAAGCTCTTCGCCCTGGCAGAACGGGCCTGGGCGCCCAATCCCGCTTGGGCCACAGAGCCCGATGCTGCCAAGGCCGAAGCCCAGTACCAGGCCGCCTGGGGCACCTTTGCAAGCACCGTGGGTCTGAAGGAACTGCCCCGCCTCGATGCCGAGGGCCCGACCTTCCGCTACCACATTCCCACGCCGGGCTTGAAGGTGGAGCAGGGCCTGATTTACGCCAACCTGCAGGTGCCGGGCTTCACGCTGCGCTACACCACCGATGGCAGCGAGCCAGGGCCCACCAGCCCGGTGTGGTCGGCACCCGTCAGCCTCCACGGCACCATCCGCGTGGCGGCCTTCAATGCCAAGGGGCGCAGGGGACTCAGTTCCTCCGTGACCATGCCCTGA
- a CDS encoding serine hydrolase, with the protein MTAILRRILFVTIPLLLVAPWLWAGDVQAPVAKQVEAYLRSEMHERRIPGLQVAVVQHGKIVQLGAYGLANLQHQVAVTDHTVFSINSATKAFTGVAMMQLAEEGKVDLDAPVSRYLEGLPAPWQPVTLRQLLTHVSGIPNIVNQRTSNLTREGGDEAAWAHIQTVPVEFPAGTRFSYNQTNYLLLGKIIDKLSGMPFTKFITKRQFKVAGMAGSGFGDSRDVIPQKADAYRVRPGGGWGTVYEEFPAFLRTGAGLNSTAEEVARWILALRQGQLFRQASSLKALWTPGQFKDGTPAPWALGWPTIRRPQHRAVAGIGGARSAFYVYPEDDLAVVILSNLSGGSPEELIDTVAGFYLPALREVNGSGFALYELRTRLEQRGFGQAAQLVREARQKDPNYQLGENDLIAWAYRLLERRQTAEAIHIFQLAASLHPASSNAYDSLAEAYEAASDKASALSNYRRSLELDPKNEHAIERIKALQSVTGGSPSK; encoded by the coding sequence ATGACAGCCATTCTGAGGCGCATCCTGTTCGTGACCATTCCGCTTCTGCTCGTGGCCCCTTGGCTCTGGGCGGGAGATGTCCAGGCGCCGGTGGCCAAGCAGGTGGAGGCCTACCTGCGGAGCGAAATGCACGAGCGCCGCATCCCGGGGCTACAAGTGGCCGTGGTGCAACACGGAAAGATCGTGCAGTTGGGTGCCTACGGCCTGGCCAACCTCCAGCACCAGGTAGCCGTCACCGACCACACGGTCTTCTCCATCAACTCGGCCACCAAGGCTTTCACGGGCGTGGCCATGATGCAGCTGGCCGAGGAAGGGAAGGTGGATCTCGATGCGCCGGTATCCCGATACCTTGAGGGCCTTCCCGCACCTTGGCAGCCGGTCACCCTCCGGCAGCTGCTGACCCATGTCTCGGGCATTCCCAACATCGTGAATCAGCGCACGTCGAATCTGACGCGGGAGGGAGGCGATGAGGCCGCTTGGGCCCACATCCAAACCGTACCCGTGGAATTCCCCGCGGGTACCCGGTTCAGCTACAACCAGACAAACTATCTCCTGCTGGGGAAGATCATCGACAAGCTCAGCGGCATGCCTTTCACAAAGTTCATCACGAAACGGCAGTTCAAAGTGGCGGGTATGGCAGGCAGCGGGTTTGGTGATTCCCGCGATGTCATTCCGCAGAAGGCCGATGCCTACCGAGTGCGGCCCGGTGGTGGATGGGGCACCGTCTATGAAGAATTCCCCGCCTTCCTGCGCACAGGCGCGGGCTTGAACAGCACCGCCGAGGAGGTGGCCCGATGGATCCTCGCCCTACGGCAGGGCCAGTTGTTCAGGCAGGCTTCCAGCTTGAAGGCGCTCTGGACTCCGGGCCAGTTCAAGGATGGCACGCCAGCCCCCTGGGCTCTCGGGTGGCCGACCATCCGGCGCCCCCAGCATCGGGCCGTGGCGGGAATCGGTGGTGCCCGGTCGGCGTTCTACGTGTACCCCGAAGATGATTTGGCCGTGGTGATCCTCAGCAACCTGTCCGGCGGATCGCCGGAAGAATTGATCGATACGGTAGCCGGGTTCTACCTTCCGGCATTGCGTGAGGTGAACGGCAGCGGCTTCGCCCTTTATGAATTGCGCACTCGGCTGGAGCAGCGCGGATTCGGGCAGGCTGCCCAGTTGGTGCGCGAGGCTAGGCAGAAGGATCCGAATTACCAGTTGGGAGAGAACGACCTCATCGCCTGGGCCTACCGCCTGCTTGAACGGCGCCAGACCGCTGAAGCCATCCACATCTTCCAATTGGCCGCCAGCCTCCATCCCGCCAGTTCGAATGCCTACGACAGCCTGGCGGAGGCCTATGAAGCTGCATCGGACAAGGCCTCGGCGCTATCGAACTATCGGCGTTCCCTGGAGCTGGATCCGAAAAACGAGCACGCCATCGAGCGAATCAAGGCGCTGCAGTCAGTCACCGGTGGGTCTCCGTCCAAGTGA
- a CDS encoding ATP-binding protein, with translation MDLRPIGLMLLLGLAWAGEAPSPKGLPSAQILTPRSGFTGAYPRSVVEDAEGRLWVATDLGGLFLGDGLRFLKVELPEALKGRSIGDMAQDGHGRIWVLSIAGLGCWEHGAWRVDTSIRDRAVKSRRRTEGLFGRPDGTLAVVASGRAFRLSPGGTPEPLALPGDEAEGSPSLAWQGNRLVANRGGRCWREDGQGWAALPTLELIGAERVQGPLRCDAEGHLYLLTNRRLCHLPPGGLGWRTLDFTPAGDGNRMTSLRDGRIWILQDGQAHCGRAGTLISLPMPRDLSLYGAEARCLDAEGNLWIARTDLVRIPVPGLVSAHAGPGFPPAKEIWNIKRDPSGALWVTSEAGLFRQDGQGWRSVPNTPSAHGLEPGPDGCMYLRSRGRLLRVDPRTLQARVLVIALEPSGMDVVRGPVIQGDHLWVVDPEGRLAVATWKARHWVWGWEALQAPAGGNPGLLMDEQGRPWLIHEHRVFCRVGSTWEEIPMQGRRLVDLTFPTPTQGLAVQFNPPTVFGLERSASGWTLRTLLGPEALPGIGTLYAVRQDAAGAIWLNTDRGVVRASGSPWQLQRFGSDLGLPAEDTNQNALLLEGDRIWVGTALGLGEIRADKVSTLPPLAAPLLLEARCGAWVRPGPEPVLTIGHGQGSVVWELGFPGAVRGEGAQFEFREPGGTWAALAGTALQFPEISPGHHTYEVRMVSFLGQTGPSRSLEIHVRPPWYQHPLAYALWGLLALGCLWLAVRWRMRRINQRNRELSLAVAQATEGLRSRERDLELVNRRLYELNDAKNRIIGLAAHDLRNPLSGILLNCELLEEDVQNPEGRKTVGAIRALGETMRSLIQRLLDVHAIEAGHAAAPEMSELDLAAILAGALERARKAAERKGIALALQSPGPALAKGDAAQVGQILDNFLSNATKFSTPGTTVTLRLEGSELWWRVSVQDQGPGLTPEDMDRVFCEYARLSAQPTAGEASVGLGLSLVKRMAEAMGGSVGVESGQGQGAIFWLELPKV, from the coding sequence ATGGACCTCCGTCCCATCGGTTTGATGCTGCTCCTGGGCTTGGCCTGGGCGGGGGAAGCGCCGTCTCCGAAGGGCCTTCCCTCGGCGCAGATTCTCACGCCGCGAAGCGGCTTCACAGGCGCCTATCCCCGATCCGTGGTCGAAGATGCCGAGGGCCGCCTTTGGGTGGCCACAGACCTGGGGGGCCTCTTCCTGGGCGACGGCCTCCGCTTCCTGAAGGTGGAGCTTCCCGAGGCACTCAAGGGGAGAAGCATTGGTGACATGGCCCAGGATGGCCATGGCCGCATCTGGGTGCTGTCCATCGCGGGCCTGGGTTGCTGGGAGCACGGAGCCTGGCGGGTGGATACCAGCATTCGGGATCGCGCCGTGAAGAGCCGCCGCCGGACCGAGGGGCTCTTTGGACGGCCCGACGGAACCCTGGCGGTGGTGGCCTCGGGGCGGGCTTTTCGCTTATCGCCCGGCGGAACGCCGGAACCCCTGGCCCTTCCCGGTGATGAGGCCGAAGGTTCCCCCAGCCTGGCCTGGCAGGGAAATCGCCTGGTGGCGAACCGCGGGGGGCGCTGTTGGCGGGAGGATGGCCAGGGGTGGGCGGCCCTGCCCACGCTGGAACTGATCGGCGCCGAACGTGTGCAGGGGCCCCTGCGCTGTGATGCCGAGGGGCATCTCTACCTCCTGACCAATCGTCGGTTGTGCCATCTTCCGCCGGGCGGCCTGGGCTGGCGGACGCTGGATTTCACACCCGCCGGAGATGGCAACCGCATGACCAGCCTCCGCGACGGGCGGATTTGGATTCTGCAGGATGGCCAAGCGCACTGTGGGCGAGCCGGAACCCTGATCAGCCTTCCCATGCCGCGAGACCTGAGCCTGTATGGGGCCGAGGCCCGTTGCCTGGATGCGGAGGGCAACCTTTGGATCGCGCGGACGGACCTCGTGAGGATCCCCGTGCCTGGCCTGGTCTCGGCCCACGCCGGACCCGGCTTTCCGCCGGCCAAGGAAATCTGGAACATCAAGAGGGATCCCTCCGGTGCCCTCTGGGTGACCTCGGAGGCGGGGCTTTTCCGCCAGGACGGCCAGGGCTGGCGGTCCGTGCCGAACACGCCCTCCGCCCATGGCCTGGAGCCGGGACCCGATGGCTGCATGTACCTGCGGAGCCGGGGCAGGCTGCTACGGGTGGATCCCCGCACCCTTCAAGCCAGAGTGCTGGTCATCGCATTGGAGCCAAGTGGCATGGATGTCGTGCGGGGCCCGGTGATCCAGGGCGATCACCTGTGGGTGGTGGATCCAGAAGGTCGGCTGGCCGTGGCCACCTGGAAGGCCCGGCACTGGGTCTGGGGCTGGGAAGCTCTGCAGGCCCCGGCAGGCGGGAATCCAGGGCTCCTCATGGATGAGCAGGGTCGCCCATGGCTGATCCATGAACATCGGGTGTTCTGCCGAGTCGGCAGCACCTGGGAGGAAATCCCGATGCAGGGGCGACGGTTGGTGGATCTCACCTTCCCCACTCCGACGCAGGGGCTGGCCGTGCAGTTCAATCCTCCGACAGTCTTTGGCCTGGAGCGGAGCGCCTCAGGCTGGACGCTGCGCACCCTCCTGGGCCCGGAGGCCCTGCCAGGCATCGGCACCCTGTATGCCGTGCGCCAGGATGCGGCGGGCGCCATCTGGCTCAACACAGACCGGGGCGTGGTTCGCGCTTCGGGAAGCCCTTGGCAACTGCAGCGGTTCGGCAGCGATCTGGGACTGCCCGCCGAAGACACCAATCAGAATGCCCTGCTGCTGGAAGGAGACCGCATCTGGGTGGGCACGGCCCTCGGCCTTGGCGAGATCAGGGCTGACAAGGTATCCACCCTCCCTCCGCTGGCGGCGCCTCTGTTGCTGGAAGCCCGCTGCGGGGCCTGGGTGCGGCCCGGCCCGGAGCCAGTCCTGACCATTGGCCACGGCCAGGGATCTGTGGTCTGGGAACTGGGATTCCCTGGTGCGGTGCGGGGAGAAGGGGCCCAATTCGAATTCCGGGAACCGGGCGGTACCTGGGCCGCCCTGGCGGGCACGGCGCTGCAATTCCCGGAGATTTCCCCAGGGCACCACACCTACGAGGTGCGGATGGTGTCCTTCCTGGGCCAGACCGGGCCCAGTCGAAGCCTGGAAATCCACGTGCGGCCCCCGTGGTACCAGCATCCCCTCGCCTACGCGCTGTGGGGCCTGCTGGCGCTGGGCTGCTTGTGGCTGGCCGTCCGTTGGCGCATGCGCCGCATCAACCAGCGCAACCGGGAATTGAGCCTCGCTGTGGCGCAAGCCACGGAGGGATTGCGCTCTCGAGAGCGGGACCTCGAGCTGGTGAACCGCCGCCTCTACGAACTGAACGACGCCAAGAATCGAATCATCGGGCTCGCCGCCCACGATCTCCGCAACCCGCTTTCCGGAATCCTCCTCAATTGCGAACTCCTGGAAGAGGATGTGCAGAATCCAGAAGGCAGGAAAACCGTGGGAGCCATCCGGGCCTTGGGCGAAACCATGCGAAGCCTCATCCAGCGCCTGCTGGATGTCCACGCCATCGAGGCGGGCCATGCCGCCGCGCCCGAGATGAGCGAATTGGACCTCGCCGCCATCCTTGCAGGCGCCCTTGAGCGAGCCCGCAAAGCTGCCGAGCGCAAAGGCATCGCCCTGGCCCTGCAGTCACCCGGCCCCGCCCTGGCCAAGGGCGATGCCGCTCAGGTGGGCCAGATCCTCGACAACTTCCTCAGCAACGCCACCAAGTTCTCAACCCCCGGAACCACCGTCACCCTTCGACTGGAGGGCTCGGAGCTGTGGTGGCGGGTCTCGGTGCAGGATCAGGGGCCCGGCCTCACTCCCGAGGACATGGACCGGGTCTTCTGCGAGTACGCCCGCCTCAGCGCCCAGCCTACCGCCGGAGAGGCGTCAGTAGGACTGGGGCTCTCCCTGGTGAAGCGCATGGCCGAAGCCATGGGCGGCTCCGTGGGCGTGGAGAGCGGCCAGGGCCAAGGAGCCATTTTCTGGTTGGAACTGCCGAAGGTCTGA
- a CDS encoding long-chain fatty acid--CoA ligase — protein sequence MPHQHLIDIFRQHARDWADQPAQRVKVEGAWRDTSWAELGGAMDAVARGLIRLGHQPGDMVGLCARNMPEWTQADLGILAARGVTVPLYPNSTPDQAQFILRDAGIRILFAGEQPEADLGLRFLASGDIDHLIALDPAVDLHGHPAAMTFEALLALDADGSCGEALAERAANRRMDDLLTLVYTSGTTGEPKGVMLDHANLSEAMHLHDLRLKLERGDVSLAMLPLCHIFERAWTFYVLYRGAVNVYLRDPQTVIQIIGEVKPTHMCAVPRVYEKAFAGIHGRIAKAGWPVRRLFRWAMGVGTEVVKLRLAGRKPTGWLALKHRLAERLIFRKLRDLFGGRCRFFPVAGAALADDVNVFFQAIGLNLKYGYGLSETCATVSCYPDDTLPIGTLGQPLEGLEVKLGEDNEILVKGPTVMRGYWNRPEETAKAMTTDGFLRTGDAGSMDARGNLVFIERIKELMKTSNGKYIAPQRVEGTLGKDAFIDQIAIIADSRNFVSALIVPHFEGLEEHARSIGLKYRTLADLVEHSKVVEFFESRIQHLQKELAHFEQVKKFTLLKRPFSMEMGELTPTLKLRRKSIEAAFKAEIEAMYRSAKA from the coding sequence ATGCCCCATCAGCACCTGATCGACATCTTCCGGCAGCATGCGCGGGACTGGGCGGATCAGCCCGCCCAGCGGGTAAAGGTGGAGGGCGCCTGGCGGGACACGTCCTGGGCTGAACTGGGCGGGGCCATGGATGCCGTGGCCCGGGGCCTCATCCGTCTGGGCCATCAGCCTGGCGACATGGTGGGCCTCTGCGCTCGCAACATGCCGGAATGGACCCAGGCCGACCTGGGCATCCTCGCGGCCCGGGGCGTCACTGTGCCGCTGTATCCCAACAGCACGCCGGATCAGGCGCAGTTCATCCTGCGGGATGCGGGCATCCGGATCCTCTTCGCGGGAGAGCAGCCAGAAGCTGATCTGGGGCTGCGCTTCCTGGCCTCCGGCGACATCGACCACCTGATCGCCCTGGACCCGGCTGTGGATCTCCATGGCCACCCAGCGGCCATGACCTTCGAGGCTCTGCTGGCCCTGGATGCGGATGGTTCCTGCGGGGAAGCCTTGGCGGAAAGGGCCGCCAACCGCCGCATGGATGATCTGCTGACCCTGGTCTACACCTCGGGCACCACGGGCGAACCCAAGGGCGTGATGCTGGATCACGCGAACCTCTCCGAGGCCATGCACCTTCATGATCTGCGCCTGAAGCTGGAGCGGGGCGATGTCTCCCTGGCCATGCTGCCTCTCTGCCATATCTTCGAGCGGGCCTGGACCTTCTACGTGCTCTACCGCGGCGCGGTGAACGTCTACCTGCGGGATCCGCAAACCGTCATCCAGATCATCGGCGAAGTGAAGCCCACGCACATGTGCGCGGTGCCGCGGGTGTACGAAAAGGCCTTTGCCGGCATCCATGGCCGCATCGCCAAGGCTGGCTGGCCCGTGCGGCGCCTCTTCCGCTGGGCCATGGGCGTGGGCACCGAGGTGGTGAAGCTCCGTCTGGCGGGGCGCAAGCCCACGGGCTGGCTGGCCCTGAAGCACCGTCTGGCGGAGCGGTTGATCTTCCGGAAGCTGCGCGATCTGTTTGGCGGTCGCTGTCGCTTCTTCCCCGTGGCGGGGGCGGCCCTGGCCGATGACGTCAACGTGTTCTTCCAGGCCATCGGACTCAACCTGAAGTACGGCTACGGGTTGTCCGAAACCTGCGCCACGGTCTCCTGCTATCCCGATGACACGCTGCCCATCGGGACTTTGGGGCAGCCGCTCGAAGGGCTGGAAGTGAAGCTGGGCGAGGACAACGAGATCCTCGTGAAGGGGCCCACGGTCATGCGGGGCTACTGGAACCGCCCGGAGGAGACGGCCAAGGCCATGACGACCGATGGATTTCTCCGCACCGGGGATGCGGGATCCATGGATGCGCGCGGCAACCTCGTTTTCATCGAACGCATCAAGGAGCTGATGAAGACCTCCAACGGGAAGTACATTGCCCCTCAGAGGGTGGAGGGAACCCTCGGCAAGGATGCCTTCATCGATCAGATCGCCATCATCGCGGATTCCCGGAACTTCGTGTCCGCCCTGATCGTGCCCCACTTCGAGGGGCTGGAGGAGCACGCCCGGTCCATCGGACTGAAATACCGCACGCTGGCGGATCTGGTGGAGCACAGCAAGGTCGTGGAGTTCTTCGAGAGCCGCATCCAGCATCTGCAGAAGGAGCTGGCCCACTTCGAGCAGGTGAAGAAATTCACCCTGCTGAAGCGGCCCTTCTCCATGGAGATGGGCGAGCTGACGCCCACCCTGAAGCTGCGCCGCAAATCCATCGAGGCCGCGTTCAAGGCCGAGATCGAAGCCATGTACCGCAGTGCGAAAGCCTGA
- a CDS encoding glycosyltransferase family 39 protein — translation MRGMNPRQSFLIRCTVWLRAHAPELLMAALLLAVLPMRDLWTPDEPDFAQCVKEMRLRGDWLLPYLNGVPYSEKPILYYWVMKASAVTMDALTGGLGFTQGVAAWALRLPSVVVSVAFLSSFRRWVQRFMEPGLAEPAALVLATTPLWFWQSQFIQIDLLFTALLAWSWLCWLAGYLLLRGPNASGKGEEHRLWFLKAYVWLALAFLAKGPLAPVLSVLLLVAFLAWQRDFPVLRRAGLFAGLALIVLLVAPWYVAAGWRGGARYAYELIVFQNFERATKAWDHIHPWWKYGEYILGDFFPWVLLLPATLLHLRRGNRLTDPSRRFLLLAFLVPVVFLSLVQSKQGKYLLMAYPFLALLVADLFHQVDPARDRRLGGWLGGGLALLGAALTALALGVGGADLQAQLAPFQTPVRILAMVMISGTAYVLVQATRGRGARLIPGTAITLGLLYLLGGTWGFRLLDPMKSYRRWTAAVQPLIHGRQVFTWQTIRSGFMVYTDHLMPELRSAEALEHMDFEARLVARRGDWEQDAWGMTPALRAGYEVILSVPTGGDEILLLKKRPRSVSQEAP, via the coding sequence ATGCGTGGCATGAACCCCCGGCAGTCCTTTCTCATCCGTTGCACCGTTTGGTTGCGCGCCCACGCGCCGGAGCTGCTCATGGCCGCGCTCCTTCTGGCGGTGCTACCCATGCGGGATCTCTGGACCCCAGATGAGCCGGATTTCGCGCAGTGCGTGAAAGAAATGAGGCTGCGCGGAGACTGGCTGCTGCCCTACCTGAACGGTGTGCCCTACAGCGAGAAGCCGATTCTGTATTACTGGGTGATGAAGGCCTCGGCGGTCACCATGGATGCCCTGACCGGGGGCCTGGGTTTCACCCAGGGTGTGGCTGCCTGGGCGCTTCGGTTGCCATCGGTGGTGGTGTCAGTGGCCTTCCTGTCGTCTTTCCGCCGCTGGGTGCAGCGTTTCATGGAGCCGGGCCTCGCCGAACCCGCGGCCCTGGTTCTCGCGACCACGCCCCTCTGGTTCTGGCAAAGCCAGTTCATCCAGATCGACCTGCTGTTCACGGCGCTGCTGGCCTGGAGCTGGCTGTGCTGGCTGGCGGGCTACCTTCTGCTTCGCGGTCCGAATGCGTCGGGCAAGGGTGAGGAGCACCGCCTCTGGTTCCTGAAAGCCTACGTGTGGCTGGCTCTGGCCTTCCTGGCCAAGGGACCTCTGGCACCTGTGCTTTCGGTGCTTCTTCTGGTGGCCTTCCTGGCCTGGCAACGCGATTTCCCGGTGCTGCGCAGGGCAGGGCTTTTCGCAGGGTTGGCGCTCATTGTGCTGTTGGTGGCGCCCTGGTACGTGGCCGCGGGCTGGCGCGGCGGAGCGAGGTACGCCTACGAGCTGATCGTGTTCCAGAACTTCGAGAGAGCCACGAAAGCCTGGGATCACATCCATCCCTGGTGGAAGTACGGCGAATACATCCTGGGGGACTTCTTTCCATGGGTGCTGCTGCTACCTGCCACCCTCCTGCATCTGCGGCGGGGAAACCGACTGACGGATCCGTCCAGGCGCTTCCTTCTGCTGGCCTTCCTGGTACCCGTGGTCTTCCTCAGTCTGGTGCAAAGCAAGCAGGGCAAGTATCTCCTCATGGCCTATCCTTTTCTGGCCCTGCTGGTGGCAGACCTCTTCCATCAGGTGGACCCTGCTCGGGACCGTCGTTTGGGGGGATGGCTCGGCGGCGGCCTGGCCCTGCTCGGGGCGGCGCTCACCGCCCTGGCCCTCGGCGTGGGGGGAGCCGACCTCCAGGCCCAGCTCGCTCCCTTTCAGACGCCCGTGCGCATCCTGGCCATGGTCATGATCTCTGGCACGGCGTACGTCCTTGTTCAGGCCACCCGGGGGCGTGGGGCCCGGTTGATACCTGGCACCGCCATCACCCTGGGGCTGCTCTACCTCCTGGGTGGCACCTGGGGCTTCCGTCTGTTGGATCCGATGAAGTCCTACCGGCGTTGGACAGCCGCTGTCCAACCACTTATCCACGGCCGCCAGGTCTTCACCTGGCAGACCATCCGGAGTGGGTTCATGGTCTACACGGACCATCTCATGCCGGAGCTTCGTTCTGCGGAGGCTCTGGAGCACATGGATTTCGAGGCAAGACTGGTGGCCCGCCGCGGGGATTGGGAACAGGATGCCTGGGGTATGACACCGGCTTTGCGTGCCGGGTACGAGGTGATCCTTTCCGTTCCCACAGGCGGGGATGAGATCCTGCTGTTGAAGAAGCGCCCGCGATCCGTTTCCCAGGAGGCCCCATGA